The Desulfohalovibrio reitneri genome contains a region encoding:
- the mobA gene encoding molybdenum cofactor guanylyltransferase — protein sequence MIPSPGVVGVVLAGGRSTRLGEDKTRVLYRGGCLLERAVETMRAVVDEVWISGRDPAPYGVAAPWVPDRESGRGPAAGVAAALARLQRPCLVISCDLPLLREDHLRRLLDRRAVRPPHALVTLYAQDWTEYVESLVAVYEPEGLPRLERSLAAGLGKLSAVFGPDVRHRLDYGPDEMEAFFNVNTPDDLAHLRRVEVNAG from the coding sequence GTGATTCCCTCCCCAGGGGTGGTCGGCGTTGTCCTGGCCGGGGGGCGCTCCACACGCCTGGGCGAGGACAAGACCCGCGTGCTCTACCGGGGCGGCTGCCTGCTTGAGCGCGCCGTGGAAACCATGCGGGCCGTGGTGGACGAAGTATGGATCTCCGGCCGCGACCCCGCGCCCTACGGCGTGGCCGCGCCCTGGGTCCCGGACAGGGAGAGCGGGCGCGGCCCGGCCGCCGGAGTGGCCGCCGCCCTTGCCAGGCTGCAGCGCCCTTGCCTGGTCATATCCTGCGACCTGCCCCTGCTGCGCGAGGACCACCTGCGCCGGCTGCTGGACCGCCGCGCCGTACGGCCGCCCCATGCCCTGGTCACACTGTACGCCCAGGACTGGACGGAGTATGTTGAAAGCTTGGTAGCCGTGTACGAGCCGGAGGGGCTGCCCCGGCTGGAACGCTCCCTGGCCGCCGGGCTGGGCAAACTGTCCGCCGTGTTCGGGCCGGATGTGCGCCACCGGCTGGACTACGGCCCCGATGAGATGGAGGCCTTCTTCAACGTGAACACCCCGGACGATCTGGCCCATCTGCGCCGGGTGGAGGTGAACGCCGGATGA
- a CDS encoding energy-coupling factor ABC transporter ATP-binding protein, whose protein sequence is MTRSAPLYEIWNLEAGHGARDGGFLFLEEMRIHPGEFLGLAGPNGAGKSTLLYVLAFLLQPIGGELRFDGRPVPADATPLRRQATLLLQQPVLLKRSVFDNVAYGLRVRGRGERLRRKVQAALEAVELDPGAFARRAWHELSGGEAQRVALAARLALEPRALLLDEPTASLDTASAQAVRRAAMAARERGCALVCASHDMEWLHSCADRVERLERGRVSESTEET, encoded by the coding sequence GTGACCCGTTCAGCACCCTTGTACGAGATCTGGAACCTGGAAGCCGGGCACGGCGCGCGTGACGGGGGATTCCTTTTTTTGGAGGAGATGCGCATCCACCCCGGCGAGTTCCTCGGCCTGGCCGGGCCCAACGGCGCGGGCAAGTCAACCCTGCTGTACGTGCTGGCCTTCCTGCTACAGCCCATTGGTGGGGAACTGCGCTTCGACGGCCGCCCCGTACCCGCCGACGCCACCCCCCTGCGGCGGCAGGCCACCCTGCTTTTGCAGCAGCCGGTGCTGCTCAAGCGCTCGGTGTTCGACAACGTGGCTTATGGGTTGCGGGTGCGCGGCCGGGGGGAGAGGCTGCGCCGAAAGGTTCAGGCCGCCCTGGAGGCGGTGGAGCTGGATCCCGGCGCCTTCGCCCGCCGGGCCTGGCACGAACTGTCCGGGGGCGAGGCGCAGCGGGTGGCCCTGGCGGCCAGGCTGGCCCTCGAACCCCGCGCCCTTCTTCTCGACGAGCCCACCGCCTCCCTGGACACGGCCAGCGCCCAGGCGGTACGCAGGGCTGCCATGGCCGCGCGCGAGAGGGGCTGCGCCCTGGTCTGCGCCTCGCACGACATGGAGTGGCTGCACTCCTGCGCCGACCGGGTGGAACGTTTGGAACGCGGCCGGGTGAGCGAAAGCACGGAGGAGACATGA
- a CDS encoding transposase has protein sequence MDLIRLEQLVRSEKAAKAFFKRFCWPDGRPVCVKCGHEKVYRLGDQRLRCPACRYTFHDLSRRWISSGGLSCRDWLRLLKLFELGLTANRMAPQLRLTYNTVYKAMTNLRLAILASGLDANQLFSSCSGLDLGQGGPEPGAWNRYPVFGIIEKQGWVFIDLLPNMRAETVLHFNLNFSLKLTRLGNIVYTDRYQRYDALIFCGDDDLPLNYVNIRGKGAYVDSLKGSFWNYARARLKRYNGVSPRRFPLYLKELEFRYNHRDQDLIPLLSERLCAQVPEYAQSPSRCVADASVANQ, from the coding sequence ATGGACCTCATCCGCCTGGAGCAGCTCGTCCGCTCGGAAAAGGCCGCCAAGGCCTTCTTCAAGCGGTTCTGCTGGCCCGACGGGCGGCCCGTGTGCGTGAAATGCGGCCACGAAAAGGTCTATCGCCTTGGGGACCAGCGGTTGCGCTGCCCCGCCTGCCGCTACACCTTCCACGACCTCTCCCGCCGCTGGATTTCCTCCGGCGGCTTGTCCTGCCGCGACTGGCTGCGGCTGCTGAAACTCTTCGAGCTGGGGTTGACCGCCAACCGCATGGCCCCGCAGCTGCGACTGACCTACAACACCGTCTACAAGGCCATGACCAATCTGCGGCTGGCCATCCTGGCCTCCGGGCTGGACGCGAACCAGCTCTTCTCCTCCTGCTCCGGGCTGGACCTGGGCCAGGGCGGCCCAGAGCCCGGCGCCTGGAACCGCTACCCGGTTTTTGGCATCATCGAGAAGCAAGGCTGGGTCTTCATCGACCTCCTTCCCAACATGCGGGCCGAGACCGTGCTGCACTTCAACCTCAACTTCTCCCTCAAGCTCACCCGGCTTGGCAACATCGTCTACACCGACCGATACCAGCGCTACGACGCCCTCATCTTCTGCGGCGACGACGACCTGCCCCTGAACTACGTCAACATCCGGGGCAAGGGCGCCTACGTGGACTCCCTCAAGGGCAGCTTCTGGAACTACGCCCGCGCCCGGCTGAAACGCTACAACGGGGTCTCCCCCCGGCGTTTTCCCCTGTATCTCAAGGAGCTGGAGTTCAGGTACAACCACCGCGACCAGGATCTCATCCCCCTGCTCTCGGAACGGCTCTGCGCCCAGGTTCCAGAGTACGCGCAATCGCCCTCCCGTTGCGTCGCCGACGCATCCGTTGCAAACCAGTAG
- a CDS encoding ABC transporter permease, with translation MDFLLDGLLRAFGLLFSGDPETWAAVSVTARSSAIALAGSLLIGAPLGFLLSVAHFRGRATARLAVDTLLALPTVLIGLLVYAFLTHRGPLGGMDLLFTIPGMAAGQALLGLPIVAALTAQAVEALDVRIRHTLLTLGANPRQVAMGLLWEARFAVMLAGLTAFGRIVSEVGIAMMVGGNIKWHTRTITTAIALETGKGQFAMGVALGLVLLALALVVNLGAAWLRRRMA, from the coding sequence ATGGATTTTCTGCTGGACGGACTGTTGCGCGCCTTCGGGCTGCTCTTTTCCGGCGACCCGGAGACCTGGGCGGCCGTGTCCGTCACCGCCCGCTCCTCGGCCATCGCCCTGGCCGGGTCCCTGCTTATCGGCGCGCCCCTGGGTTTTTTGCTGAGCGTGGCCCATTTCCGGGGGCGGGCCACCGCCCGGCTGGCGGTGGACACCCTGCTGGCTCTGCCCACGGTGCTCATCGGCCTGCTGGTCTACGCTTTTCTCACCCATCGCGGCCCCCTGGGCGGAATGGATCTGCTCTTCACCATCCCCGGCATGGCCGCGGGCCAGGCGCTTTTGGGGCTGCCCATCGTGGCCGCCCTCACCGCCCAGGCCGTGGAGGCTCTGGACGTGCGGATCCGCCACACCCTGCTCACCCTGGGGGCCAACCCCCGCCAGGTGGCCATGGGGCTGTTGTGGGAGGCCCGCTTCGCGGTCATGCTGGCCGGGCTGACCGCCTTCGGCCGCATCGTCTCCGAGGTGGGCATCGCCATGATGGTGGGCGGCAACATCAAGTGGCACACCCGCACCATAACCACGGCCATCGCCCTGGAGACGGGCAAGGGCCAATTCGCCATGGGCGTGGCCCTGGGGCTGGTGCTGCTGGCCCTGGCGCTGGTGGTCAACCTGGGGGCCGCCTGGCTTCGGCGGAGGATGGCGTGA
- a CDS encoding substrate-binding domain-containing protein, translating into MFRTLSRLVAATAVLLLAAAPLSAESLMMATTTSTDNTGLLDEIAPVFQEETGIELKWTAVGTGKALKMGENCDVDVLLVHAPPAEKKFVDSGFGEWRREIMYNDFVIIGPKSDPAGIKGDGVTEALEAIEDKKATFISRGDDSGTNKKEIGLWKTAGLGVPDKQDWYVQTGQGMLASIRVAEEKGGYTMTDRGTYIKYSADKDGNPPLDIMVEGDKVLFNQYSVIPIAPDNCPNAKYELAEKFADWLASDSTQQRIADFRLLGKALFIPNAK; encoded by the coding sequence ATGTTCCGAACCCTGTCCCGACTCGTGGCGGCGACCGCCGTACTTCTGCTGGCGGCGGCGCCCCTCTCGGCCGAATCGCTGATGATGGCCACCACCACCTCCACGGACAACACCGGCCTGCTGGACGAGATCGCTCCGGTTTTCCAGGAAGAGACCGGCATCGAGCTGAAGTGGACCGCCGTGGGCACCGGCAAGGCCCTGAAAATGGGCGAGAACTGCGACGTGGACGTGCTGCTGGTGCACGCCCCGCCGGCAGAGAAGAAGTTCGTGGACAGCGGCTTCGGCGAGTGGCGCCGCGAGATCATGTACAACGATTTTGTCATCATCGGGCCCAAGTCCGATCCCGCCGGTATCAAGGGCGACGGCGTGACCGAGGCCCTGGAGGCCATCGAGGACAAGAAGGCCACCTTCATCTCCCGGGGTGACGACTCCGGCACCAACAAGAAGGAGATCGGCCTGTGGAAGACCGCCGGCCTGGGCGTGCCCGACAAGCAGGACTGGTACGTGCAGACCGGCCAGGGTATGCTGGCCTCCATCCGCGTGGCCGAGGAAAAGGGCGGCTACACCATGACCGACCGCGGCACCTACATCAAGTACTCCGCGGACAAGGACGGCAACCCGCCCCTGGACATCATGGTGGAGGGCGACAAGGTGCTCTTCAACCAGTACTCGGTCATCCCCATCGCCCCGGACAACTGCCCCAACGCCAAGTATGAACTGGCCGAGAAGTTCGCCGACTGGCTGGCTTCCGACTCCACCCAGCAGCGCATCGCCGACTTCCGCCTGCTGGGCAAGGCCCTCTTCATCCCCAACGCCAAGTAG
- a CDS encoding molybdopterin-guanine dinucleotide biosynthesis protein MobB: MIGVNVVGFKNSGKTTTAVELCRELSGRGLKVAGAKFADCRFDREDSDTGRLGQHCQAVVGLSPHESMVVWPQPRYLADLLPLLSCDVLVVEGGKSLGWLPRVLMVSSAEDLDELTPELALASCGSFEVEGKARPGSISELADIVQEKGFILPGLDCGECGFDTCAGLGARIVAGQASLDNCKASTGEVKVTVGGRQVGLNHFTAQLLRNTVMGFLSGLKGFAPGPVTIELE; encoded by the coding sequence ATGATCGGCGTCAACGTGGTGGGCTTCAAGAATTCCGGCAAGACGACCACGGCCGTGGAGTTGTGCCGGGAGCTTTCCGGGCGCGGCCTGAAGGTGGCCGGGGCCAAGTTCGCGGACTGCCGCTTCGACCGCGAGGACTCGGACACCGGCCGTTTGGGCCAACACTGCCAAGCGGTTGTTGGGCTCTCCCCGCACGAGTCCATGGTGGTCTGGCCGCAGCCGCGCTACCTGGCGGACCTGCTGCCGCTGCTGTCCTGCGACGTGCTGGTGGTGGAGGGGGGCAAGTCCCTGGGCTGGCTGCCTCGGGTGCTCATGGTCAGCTCGGCCGAGGACCTGGACGAGCTGACCCCGGAACTGGCCCTGGCCTCCTGCGGTTCCTTCGAGGTGGAGGGGAAGGCCCGGCCGGGCTCCATCAGCGAGTTGGCGGACATCGTTCAGGAGAAGGGCTTCATCCTGCCCGGCCTGGACTGCGGGGAGTGCGGCTTCGACACCTGCGCGGGCCTCGGCGCGCGCATCGTGGCGGGCCAGGCCTCCCTGGACAACTGCAAGGCCTCCACCGGAGAGGTGAAGGTCACCGTGGGCGGCCGCCAGGTGGGCCTCAACCACTTCACCGCCCAGCTTCTGCGCAACACGGTCATGGGCTTTCTCTCCGGCCTGAAGGGTTTTGCGCCGGGGCCGGTGACCATTGAACTGGAGTAG
- a CDS encoding formate dehydrogenase accessory protein FdhE encodes MTSEPSLWRDRFQRKLEALRKREDIPADLLDLVQRTAKLQFEAQDRLNGGLKPKAEPADKERTLQGAPLYSLEDFDHDPEAARALALDLLEMLAGMEGHLSSSSARLRNALSEGELDLEKAFAAHLKGDQDYFHKAAEMTPDAPGLVRFLAQASLLPALRVQAEAAELPEGMWIHGHCPLCGSPPLMARLVGKEGHRYLTCSMCWTEYRSKRLQCPHCLEEDQEKMTYFQAREEPGFQVHVCSTCQTYIKTSDFRALDKLSVPVLDDLESLPLDAAAAERGFMRPTASAWGF; translated from the coding sequence ATGACAAGCGAACCGTCCCTGTGGCGCGACCGCTTCCAGCGGAAGCTGGAGGCCCTGCGCAAACGCGAGGACATCCCCGCCGACCTGCTGGACTTGGTGCAGCGCACGGCGAAATTGCAATTCGAGGCACAGGACCGCCTGAACGGCGGCCTGAAACCCAAGGCCGAACCGGCCGACAAGGAGCGCACCCTCCAGGGCGCTCCACTCTACTCCCTGGAAGACTTCGACCACGACCCCGAGGCGGCCCGCGCCCTGGCCCTGGACCTTCTGGAGATGCTGGCGGGCATGGAGGGCCACCTGTCCTCCTCGTCAGCCAGACTGCGCAATGCGCTCTCCGAGGGCGAGCTGGACCTTGAGAAGGCTTTTGCCGCCCACCTCAAGGGCGACCAGGACTACTTCCACAAGGCGGCCGAAATGACTCCGGACGCCCCCGGGCTGGTCCGTTTCCTGGCCCAGGCCTCGCTGCTGCCCGCCCTGCGCGTCCAGGCCGAGGCGGCGGAGCTTCCCGAGGGAATGTGGATTCACGGCCACTGCCCGCTCTGCGGCTCCCCGCCGCTCATGGCCCGCTTGGTGGGCAAGGAGGGGCACCGCTACCTGACCTGCTCCATGTGCTGGACCGAGTACCGGTCCAAGCGGCTGCAGTGTCCGCACTGCCTGGAGGAGGACCAGGAGAAGATGACCTACTTCCAGGCCAGGGAGGAGCCCGGTTTCCAGGTGCACGTCTGCTCCACCTGCCAGACCTACATTAAAACATCCGACTTCCGCGCTCTGGACAAGCTCTCGGTGCCCGTGCTGGACGACCTGGAGTCCCTGCCCCTGGACGCGGCCGCGGCGGAACGGGGGTTCATGCGGCCCACGGCCTCCGCATGGGGGTTCTGA
- a CDS encoding formate dehydrogenase accessory sulfurtransferase FdhD: MGALQTRDCRILRSGEWSGTTDKVAPETRITVEVSGREPRVLWAHPSDLERLAMGHAKIHLVQPGNEPRLQSAIGAHYLFEQQPSRAESVQEPPRLKGDWAIGAMFKLLEGAGLWDATGCFHRASCWVPGSPDPEAVADDIGRHNCIDRLAGWAVENRVDLGGLALLTTARITGGYLEKALQAGFRLLVSRSAVTGAAVSLAAEHEACLCGFTRPDEARLTMFRGHQGGEP; the protein is encoded by the coding sequence ATGGGCGCGCTGCAAACCCGCGACTGCCGTATCCTGCGCTCCGGCGAATGGTCCGGCACCACGGACAAGGTGGCCCCGGAGACCCGCATCACCGTTGAGGTTTCCGGCCGCGAACCGCGCGTGCTGTGGGCCCACCCGTCCGACCTGGAGCGGCTGGCCATGGGCCATGCCAAGATCCACCTGGTGCAGCCGGGGAACGAGCCCCGGTTGCAATCGGCGATAGGCGCCCATTACCTCTTCGAGCAGCAACCCAGCCGCGCGGAGTCCGTCCAGGAACCGCCCCGGCTCAAGGGCGACTGGGCCATCGGAGCCATGTTCAAGCTGCTGGAAGGGGCCGGGCTGTGGGACGCCACCGGCTGTTTCCACCGCGCCTCCTGCTGGGTGCCGGGCTCCCCGGACCCCGAGGCCGTGGCCGACGACATCGGCCGCCACAACTGCATCGACCGGCTGGCGGGCTGGGCGGTGGAGAACCGCGTGGACCTGGGCGGGCTGGCTTTGCTGACCACCGCCCGCATCACCGGCGGCTATCTGGAGAAGGCCTTGCAAGCCGGTTTCCGGCTGCTGGTCTCCCGCTCCGCGGTCACCGGCGCGGCCGTCAGCCTGGCGGCGGAGCACGAGGCCTGCCTCTGCGGCTTCACCCGGCCGGACGAGGCCCGGCTGACCATGTTCCGGGGGCACCAGGGGGGTGAACCGTGA
- the moaA gene encoding GTP 3',8-cyclase MoaA — MNQPPDTDRFGRRVSYLRLSVTDRCNLRCAYCFRRENITFLRHEDILRYEEMLSIIEAAVSTGVDKVRLTGGEPLVRRDFLWFMQEIGRRFPGLDLRLTTNATLLSGKVDALRRAGLSRVNISIDSLDRSTYALIAGRDFLPQVMSAVSECLDAGLTVKLNAVALRGVSDREMPAFLELARDRDLDIRFIECMPVGEAGLEQRDRFIGADELLELASNHVKLSPVPRSSASSGPARVFSLEGGRGRLGLISPMTNHFCRTCNRLRVTADGHLRTCLFSDRSYLLRPALHHPRLGVEGVARIMRAAARNKPVGHDLLRDARVRSRMSAVGG; from the coding sequence ATGAATCAACCCCCGGATACAGACAGGTTTGGGCGGCGGGTGAGTTACCTGCGGCTCTCCGTGACCGACCGCTGCAACCTGCGCTGCGCCTACTGCTTTCGCCGGGAGAACATCACCTTCCTGCGGCACGAGGACATCCTGCGCTACGAGGAGATGCTGTCCATCATCGAGGCGGCCGTATCCACCGGCGTGGACAAGGTGCGCCTGACCGGGGGCGAGCCCCTGGTGCGGCGCGATTTTCTTTGGTTCATGCAGGAGATAGGCCGCCGCTTTCCCGGCCTGGATCTGCGGCTGACCACCAACGCCACCCTGCTCTCCGGCAAGGTGGACGCCCTGCGCCGGGCCGGCCTCAGCCGGGTCAATATCTCCATCGACTCCCTGGACCGCTCCACCTACGCCCTCATCGCCGGGCGCGACTTCCTGCCGCAGGTCATGTCCGCTGTGTCCGAGTGCCTGGACGCCGGGCTGACCGTGAAGCTCAACGCCGTGGCCCTGCGCGGGGTGAGCGACCGGGAGATGCCAGCCTTCCTGGAACTGGCCCGCGACCGCGACCTGGACATCCGCTTTATCGAGTGCATGCCCGTGGGCGAGGCCGGGCTGGAGCAGCGCGACCGCTTCATCGGAGCGGACGAACTGCTGGAACTGGCCTCCAACCACGTCAAGCTTTCCCCGGTGCCCCGCTCCTCCGCCTCGTCCGGCCCGGCGCGGGTCTTCTCCCTGGAGGGAGGCCGGGGACGCCTAGGACTCATCTCGCCCATGACCAACCACTTCTGCCGCACCTGCAACCGGCTGCGCGTCACCGCGGACGGGCACCTGCGAACCTGCCTCTTCTCCGACCGCAGTTACCTTTTGCGCCCGGCCCTGCACCACCCCCGGCTGGGCGTTGAGGGCGTGGCCCGCATCATGCGTGCCGCCGCCAGGAACAAGCCGGTGGGGCACGACCTGCTCAGGGACGCCCGGGTCAGGTCCCGCATGTCGGCCGTCGGAGGGTAG
- the glp gene encoding gephyrin-like molybdotransferase Glp: MRHGFLNLVSPDGFRHLLSSFPALPDREEIPLARACGRVLAADLISPEDLPRRDRSAMDGYAVAARDVFSASESNPAYLECDGHLPVDADPAEPLQPGRTFGIVTGGLLPPGADAVVMVEHTEEVGGGTIAVTRPAAPGGNLIPARRDAKAGEPALPGGTRLRPQEIGLLAALGLETAGVRRRPRAALLSTGDEVVDHTAEPRTGQVRDVNGPALGCMVRRAGGEVLELGRVGDDLEAIASLLSKGAAGADLVLASGGSSAGGRDMTREAVEAAGGRILAHGVTVSPGKPTLLAELGGRPVLGLPGQVTSAQVVMWLFGLPLLAHLEGESEAFDISRRPRLRAELARNLASKQGREDWVRARIEYRDDAPPLARPLLAPSGLLSTMLGAHGLVRIPSGREGYESGAAVDVFLLE, from the coding sequence ATGCGCCATGGATTCCTCAACCTCGTCTCGCCCGACGGCTTCCGCCACCTGCTTTCCTCCTTCCCGGCACTGCCGGACAGGGAGGAAATCCCCCTGGCCCGGGCCTGCGGCCGGGTGCTGGCGGCCGACCTCATAAGCCCCGAAGACCTTCCCCGGCGCGACCGCTCGGCCATGGACGGCTATGCCGTGGCCGCCCGCGACGTCTTTTCCGCCTCCGAGTCCAACCCCGCCTATCTGGAATGCGACGGCCACCTGCCGGTGGACGCCGACCCCGCCGAACCGCTCCAGCCCGGCCGAACCTTCGGCATCGTCACCGGCGGGCTGCTGCCACCTGGCGCGGACGCGGTGGTCATGGTGGAGCACACAGAGGAGGTGGGCGGGGGCACCATCGCCGTGACCCGTCCGGCCGCCCCGGGGGGCAACCTCATCCCCGCCCGCCGCGACGCCAAGGCGGGGGAGCCCGCCCTGCCCGGCGGCACCCGGCTGCGCCCCCAGGAAATCGGCCTGCTGGCCGCCCTGGGGCTGGAGACGGCCGGTGTTCGCCGCCGCCCCCGCGCCGCCCTGCTCTCCACCGGTGACGAGGTGGTGGACCACACCGCTGAACCCCGCACCGGCCAAGTGCGCGACGTGAACGGCCCCGCCCTGGGCTGCATGGTGCGGCGCGCCGGGGGCGAAGTGCTGGAACTGGGCCGGGTGGGCGACGACCTGGAGGCCATCGCCTCGCTGCTCTCCAAGGGCGCGGCCGGAGCCGACCTGGTGCTGGCCTCGGGCGGCTCCTCCGCCGGAGGGCGCGACATGACCCGCGAGGCTGTGGAGGCCGCGGGCGGGCGCATCCTGGCCCACGGTGTGACCGTCAGCCCCGGCAAGCCCACCCTGCTGGCGGAACTTGGCGGCCGTCCCGTGCTGGGGCTGCCCGGCCAGGTGACTTCCGCTCAGGTGGTCATGTGGCTCTTCGGCCTGCCCCTGCTGGCCCATCTCGAGGGCGAATCCGAGGCCTTCGACATCTCGCGCCGCCCCCGCCTGCGGGCGGAACTGGCACGCAACCTGGCCTCCAAACAGGGGCGCGAGGACTGGGTGCGGGCGCGCATCGAATACCGCGACGACGCCCCGCCCCTGGCACGTCCCCTGCTGGCCCCGTCCGGCCTGCTGTCCACCATGCTCGGGGCCCACGGCCTCGTGCGCATCCCGTCCGGCCGCGAGGGCTACGAGTCAGGCGCGGCCGTGGACGTCTTTCTTCTGGAGTAG